A stretch of Besnoitia besnoiti strain Bb-Ger1 chromosome V, whole genome shotgun sequence DNA encodes these proteins:
- a CDS encoding hypothetical protein (encoded by transcript BESB_061270) — protein sequence MACRSPRGHTLLHVPGWLLISSVLFCGVLLCAFWTLKDCYSICSLVSAASPFPRLYKVRLGSMSGQPQPREVERRSRADGASSAFARAPLLAEAEELSWQYLAEGGVHVVFRYAGKDPRLQGKVLKLRKRPHAVRWQLIEEFCRLVEDLCRNADEPMERADAAPGAAAVRQIQLDTQRQRSPQGTHGSPPWSRLCCVFPSPPSCSESSSFFPRGAATGASRASFTRLPASLVPCCRAPRLYGLIASRFLAPQSLALLPPRVAQTLLASSRRLFKAEPSSGMASPSPGRGDNVSSERQAAPEKQGESRARRPSLGALGREERGAGGEGQNGQSPEPGEPPKARAPKSEVESESETRDDGDELVPCVLEEDFVTVPPPMLTACGASPFEARNAPKSLESKREGETSTAERKLCTLSLANIQRHAASEMPHGEHELTPRSVHVPPSSFLYFSVELKPKCGLFEDNQSLESSSDDDSVFEASHSTHRHFSESHKGGQKRAQTGSHRSRPASPHRPESPDASSSSFAASSHSPCERAARRKEQRKLALPSRFTMQQFFKLSRGLVPACSKFDPPRLFRCTYAAFREEIGHLAAAPQNNFAAFLNGRAVSPALFGHRPLRVYFPQADEAPDERKTKDQRGGAGGQTQKLEETGVHGRRAESATDGHTGEGAEPLRALDARDLLASVWEDGRDLFETILLLQAFASSQQSVALSLSTELKRVTAHLHESLRERFLLSSVDTYCEAVARGLELLLESGSAPEPPDASPAPSAWRSFGDGVSSSSSHPSITLASARAAACPPGLLERISRFASASEAAQELQRANVTEGRRLLALLQDFADGAAAAELSEVPARPFGPLKEESKPEGEGRSSAALHHSGDARHASSCSSEQTIEASFLWLTRYLVGRAFMDASIMTNILVVGRAGEFIGLHSRPADESTATARGEAENNTHDAAEKAGQSAAEKILFSDSHGSLSLHRFRRLARVPFRQHPRDFSAPSPVAPWPLFPTVGGETPERLFSSTDERGDSSLSNSARERGEVHPERMKKAAGPQCEGEAVKGKRAERPSGAGLTEQQRSSGQAVFQDASQALPAAAQQTAQRAAGAAKKERISPMGNDNARSPTVCYRLSLVDVDFKSDSRIAA from the exons ATGGCATGTCGATCCCCACGCGGACATACGCTTCTTCATGTGCCTGGCTGGCTCTTGATCTCCTCCGTGCTGTTTTGCGGCGTACTTCTCTGTGCATTTTGGACGCTGAAAGACTGCTACTCCATATGTTCTCTCgtgtctgccgcgtcgccgtttcCGCGGCTCTACAAGGTGCGTCTGGGCTCGATGTCAGGACAGCCTCAGCCGCGAGAGGTGgagcgccgctctcgcgcggacGGTGCGTCTTCAGCTtttgcgcgagcgcctctcctcgcggaggcggaggaactcTCGTGGCAGTACTTGGCTGAGGGAGGCGTTCACGTTGTGTTTCGCTACGCGGGCAAAGATCCGCGGCTCCAGGGCAAAGTTCTCAAGCTCCGCAAGCGGCCGCATGCAGTCCGCTGGCAGCTCATCGAGGAATTCTGTCGGCTCGTGGAAGATCTGTGTCGGAACGCCGACGAACCCATGGAACGGGCTGATGCCGCacccggcgcggccgcagtaCGCCAGATTCAACTTGACACCCAACGCCAAAGGTCACCTCAAGGAACGCACGGGTCGCCTCCTTGGTCTCGTCTGTGCTGTGTTTTTCCATCTCCACCCTCGTGTTCAGAGTCGTCCTCGTTcttcccgcgcggcgccgccaccggagcctcgcgcgcgtccttcaCGCGGctccctgcgtcgctcgtGCCCTGTTGCCGCGCACCACGTCTCTACGGGTTGATTGCTTCGCGCTTTCTTGCGCCgcagtctctcgcgctcctgccccctcgcgtcgcgcagacgctgctcgcttcctcgcggagACTGTTCAAAGCGGAACCGAGCTCAGGCatggcgtcgccgtcgccaggaCGCGGCGACAACGTAAGCTCGGAGCGCCAGGCCGCACCGGAGAAGCAaggcgagtcgcgcgcgcggagaccgagCCTAGGGGCGCTCGGCCGtgaggagcgaggcgcaggaggtgAAGGCCAGAACGGACAGTCTCCTGAGCCGGGTGAGCCACCCAAAGCGCGTGCGCCCAAGTCTGAAGTTGAGAGCGAGTCTGAGAcacgcgacgacggcgatgAGCTCGTGCCGTGCGTGTTGGAAGAAGATTTTGTAACGGTGCCCCCCCCTATGCTGACGGCATGCGGCGCTTCTCCATTCGAAGCTCGAAACGCACCAAAGAGCCTGGAAAGCAAGCGGGAGGGCGAAACCAGCACAGCAGAACGCAAGCTCTGTACGCTGTCGCTTGCCAACATCCAGAGGCACGCGGCGTCAGAGATGCCGCACGGAGAGCATGAACTGACGCCGCGTTCCGTGCACGTACCGCCGTCGAGCTTCCTATACTTCAGCGTCGAGTTGAAACCCAAATGTGGCCTCTTCGAAGACAACCAGTCATTGGAGAGCTCGTCCGACGATGACAGCGTATTTGAAGCGTCACACAGCACCCATCGGCACTTTTCCGAGTCGCACAAGGGCGGCCAGAAGAGAGCCCAGACGGGGTCGCATCGCAGCCGCCCCGCTTCGCCTCACCGTCCGGAATCGCCGGACGcatcgtcgtcttccttcgcggcctcttctcATTCTCCGTGCGAGAgggccgcgaggagaaaggaaCAGAGGAAATTGGCGCTCCCTAGCCGGTTCACCATGCAACAGTTTTTCAAGCTCTCGCGCGGGCTTGTGCCTGCCTGCTCGAAGTTCGATCCGCCACGCCTGTTCAGGTGCACGTACGCCGCGTTTCGCGAAGAAATCGGGCAtctggcggcagcgccccAGAACAACTTTGCTGCGTTTCTCAACGGACGCGCCGTTTCGCCGGCGCTCTTTGGCCATAGACCTCTTCGCGTGTACTTTCCTcaggcagacgaggcgcccgaTGAGAGGAAGACAAAGGACCAGAGGGGCGGGGCTGGAGGGCAGACACAGAAATTGGAAGAGACTGGAGTCCACGGGAGACGGGCTGAAAGTGCGACAGATGGACACACTGGTGAAGGCGCGGAACCCCTGAGGGCACTGGACGCCCGCGACCTTCTCGCGTCTGTCTGGGAAGATGGGCGAGATTTATTTGAAACGATTTTGCTTCTTCAagccttcgcgtcttcccAACAGAGCGTGGCTCTCTCACTCTCGACAGAACTGAAGAGGGTGACGGCGCACCTGCATGAGTCTCTGAGAGAGCGGTTTCTTTTGTCGTCGGTTGATACGTATTGCGAA GCAGTTGCACGGGGTCTCGAGTTGCTCCTCGAGTCTGGTTCCGCGCCAGAGCCGCCAGACGCTTCCCCAGCTCCGTCCGCGTGGCGCTCTTTCGGCGACGGCgtttcgtcgtcctcctctcaTCCGTCAATCACTCTTgcctctgcacgcgcagcggcgtgccCGCCCGGCCTGCTCGAGCGCATTTCCCGGTTTGCCTCTGCttcggaggccgcgcaggagctccAGCGCGCTAACGTAACAG AAGGGCGTCGCCTTCTAGCTCTGCTTCAAGATTTTGCTGAcggggctgcggccgccgagctgTCCGAGGTCCCCGCGCGCCCTTTCGGTCCTCtgaaagaagagagcaagCCCGAAGGGGAAGGCCGTTCCTCTGCCGCGCTTCATCACTCCGGAGATGCACGGCACGCGTCGTCCTGTTCAAGCGAACAGACCATAGAAGCGAGTTTTCTTTGGTTGACGCGTTATCTGGTCGGCCGAGCGTTCATGGATGCAAGCATCATGACAAACATTCTGGTCGTAGGGAGGGCAGGTGAGTTTATCGGACTCCACAGCAGGCCCGCAGACGAAtcgacggcgacggctcggggagaggcggagaacaACACgcacgacgccgccgagaaAGCAG GCcagtcggcggcggagaagattCTCTTCTCGGATTCCCACggttccctctctctgcatcgattccggcgcctggcgcgagTGCCGTTCCGACAGCACCCGCGCGACTTCTCCGCTCCCTCGCCGGTTGCTCCGTGGCCTCTTTTTCCTACGGTTGGGGGCGAGACCCCGGAGAGGCTTTTCTCTAGTACagacgagcgaggagacagctcGTTGAGCAATTcagcgcgggagagaggTGAAGTTCATCCTGAACGCAtgaagaaggccgcaggcCCGCAGTGCGAAGGAGAAGCGGTAAAGGGAAAACGGGCGGAACGGCCAAGCGGAGCTGGGCTCACAGAACAACAGAGGAGCTCGGGTCAGGCGGTGTTCCAGGATGCTTCACAGGCGttgcctgccgcggcgcagcagacggcacagagagctgcaggcgctgcaaaGAAGGAAAGAATCTCGCCGATGGGGAACGATAATGCCCGGTCGCCAACAGTCTGCTACCGGCTTTCGCTTGTTGACGTTGATTTCAAGTCCGATTCACGTATCGCAGCGTAA